The sequence below is a genomic window from Deltaproteobacteria bacterium CG11_big_fil_rev_8_21_14_0_20_49_13.
TCTGGCACGACCCATGGTAACTGTGGCCAGAGCCTGACCTTGGGAAGGCATAAATAAAGTTCCCTGCTATTTATTCTTCCGTCAGGTTATATTGATTATCACGCTTCCCCATACCGTTAAGAGGACGTTCGCGAAGGCGTAAGGGGCTGCGTAGCCCAGGACCGGCAGCGAGCTCTCGGATTCCTCTATGATGGCGTTGAGCGATGCCGTGCAGTTGTGAGCGCCGGTCGCAGCCCCAAAGAGCAGTATCGGGTTCATCTTAAGGATCTTTAACCCGAAAATGAGCATGACGATTATAGGAAGGATAGTGATAACGATCCCGCCGAAGAATACAGAAACGCCCGTCGTCTTGATGGCGTTAAACGCCTCGGGGCCGGCCGATATCCCTATGCAGGCAACGAACAGATTGAGTCCAAGGTCGCTAAGTATCCACTGTGCGCCGCCAGGTATCTGCCCGAAGGTCGGGTGAATGGACCTGAGCCATCCGCACAAAAGTCCCGCGACCAGCACTCCGCCGCCGACTCCAAGTGTTATCGGCATGCCGAATACCGGTACTACGATAAGCCCGAGCAGGGTTCCTACAATACAGCCGACAGCTACGGTAACAAGATCGGTTACTATCGTCGGCCGTTCGGGATAACCTAAAGAGGCAACGGCCCTCTCTACATCGTCCTTGATGCCGATGATATGGAGCACGTCGCATTTGTGGATAACGGTCCCCTTTGTGATAGGCAGTTCGTGTCCTTGTCTTGTCGCTCTTCGCAAAAAGAGGCCGTGGGCTATCTTTAAATTGCCGAGCTCTCCGAGAGTTTTCCCCACGACGTTCTTGTTCAAAATGCAGACATCCATCGCCTCGCCGGTCATGTCGACAACAAGCGCGCGGTCTATTTCGGGACCTACAATACCTTCCGCTTTTATCATGGCATCGTCAGGGCCTATTATAAGAAGGGTGTCCTGGTCGGCTATCTTTGTCTCTGGAGCGCATACTATCATCTCCTGACCCCTTTTTATCCGGTCTATCGATACCCTATCCGGGAAGAGATTTTCAATTTCGGAGACACTTTTTCCGATGATGCCGGCATTGCCTGCGATATATGCCCTCATGCCGAGCTGATTTGTCCACGAGAAGAGGTCCGGGTTATCCGCTCCGGATGAGCTCCCGCCGAGCCTGGCCTGCAGTTTCTTGGCTTCTTGCTTCAGGTCTATCCCAAATAATTTAGGAGCGAGCTTCAAGAAGACAATGGTCCCGGCCGTTCCGAAGATGTATGTTATAGCGTAAGCGACAGCCAGATTTGAATCCAGGTTCATCTTTGTGGCCTGAGAGATGGCCAGCTGTCTTATTGCGCCCTCTCCGGTGCCGAGCGCCGCCGACGTTGTCATCGACCCGGCGAACATGCCCGCTGCAGTCCCCTGGTCTAGGTGCAGGAACTTGGCGATGGCGACCGTTGCCGCAAGAGATGTGACGGAGACAACGATAGCTATCCATAGATAATTGATACCGTCCTTTTTGAGCGATCCGAAGAATTGTGGCCCGACCTTATATCCGACCGTAAATATAAAGAGGGCGAAGCTTATATTCTTGAGTATCGCGGGGACCCGGATGCCTACCTGGCCGACAACGATCGACGCCAGAAGAATGGAGGCCGTTGATCCCAGCGTAAACCCGAATATTTTGAGTTTTTTCCCCACAAAATAGCCGATCGCAAGCGACAGGAAGATGACTATCTCCGGATCTTCGCGCATTATATGAACGATATCAGTGAACATGCGAGCCTCCTACTTTTTGGATGATCTCCATTTGCTGTAGTACTCTTCCAGTAGAGTGCTAATCCCCTTGCCGATGGCCTCGTAGGCGTCGTCGGGGAGGTTCGCAAGAGAGACGCGCACCGACATGTTGGGTGCGTCGAACCCGCCGCCGTCCATAAGTACTATGGACTTTTTGCAGGCAAGCTCCCAGACAAAGTCGATGGGCTCGTGTTTCTTCACCAGATATTCCGCAAATTCGGCCCCATGCCTCTCCTTTGCAAGAGCGGGAATGTCTATGGTGGTGTAGTAATGTGCATCGAACGCGTTCTCGGGATATTTCATGCCTATAGCGTTATAGAGGGTCCTGTATCTGGTTGTTATTATGTCCTGAGCCATCTTCTTGTATTCGCCCTTCTTGTCGATGAGACAGTGGAGAGCGAAGAGGACCATCATTATCTGCTGCGGTGTTGAAAGTCCGGCGGTATGGTTCAGCGCAACGGAACGGGAGTCCGCCACCATACGGTCGATCAGTTTCATCTTGTCGGGGTCTAAGATGACCGAACTGTATCTTTTATGAAGTGCCTTCGTGTCGGTATCCGAAAGAGAGGCGATATGCTTGTCGAGAATGTTCTCTTTGTGAAGGCCGATGACCCCAAGTCGCCATCCAGTCGCGCCGAAATATTTTGAGAAAGAATAGACCAGGATGGTATTCTTCGGAGCTGCTGCGGCCAGTGATTTGAAACCGTTCACAAAGGTCCCGTAGACATCGTCGGTAAGTATTATCAGGTCCTTTCGTTTGGTTCTGACAAGTTCTCCTATCCTTGCGAGGGTCTCTTTTTGTATGCTGACCGAGGTAGGGTTGGAAGGGTTCACCAGAAAGAAGGCCTTTACCTTCGGGTCGGCGAGTTTTTCTATCTCCTTGTCCGTATACTGCCAGTCAGAGTTCTCATCCTGTTTCACCTCAAGCTCCACAAGCTGGTAGTCGTTGAGCCTCGGGATCTCTATATATGGCGTGAATATAGGGGTGCCCAGGGCTATCTTGTCGCCTTTATGAAGTATCTTGTTCTCCAAAAGGCTCGTGAATATGTAGTCCATCGCGGCGGTACCGCCTTCGGTGGCGAAGAGGTCGAACTTTCCGACCGAAGGGTCACCCGCAAACATCTCCTGTTCGAGATATTTGTGCACGATCTTTTCGGAGAGCGACAGCATCCTGTCGGGCGTTGGGTAATGGTCGCCCAGTATGCCGTCAAGCATCTCCTCAAGGAAACTGTCGCCATCCATTTTTAGTTCACCACGAACATATTTGAACGCCTCTCCTAAAAATACCACCTCGGGTTTATCTGAATACTTGGAGATAAATGCCTCGAACCTTTTCGATAAGCCCTCTTTTTCTGGCATTCCTCCAAGGCCGGGCCTGTGAGGTTTGCGCTGAGATTCGTCGAGGGCAAAGAGACCCAGCTGAAAGAAGCCCAGCCGAGGTGTTATCGCGACCCAGTTGGGGTTGCCCCTCCCGGCGTTTAACATCGTCATTTCGTGGCGGGACTGGGCCATGCTCATGAGTTTATTCTTCAGCTCGAATGGACTTAGGGCCTCATAGCGTTTTTCTTCGGTAGATCTCATAAATATCCTCCTTATTTTTAATGTTTGAAAAGATGTCTCATTTTGTTGCCGTCACCATTGTATTGTGGGATGGCAAGCATGAGAAGCAATCGAGCCTTGGGTGCGTGCAGGTCTCCGCCAAGTATGGCCCCTGCCTTTTCCATCGTTTCGCCGCCGCCTAGGTCTCCATATATAGGATAGACGCCGCCGTTAAAGACCCGCGTCGTAACTACCACCGGAACCTTCCTGCCAATGGCGTATTGGACCGCCTTGTACATCTCGGCGTTCACATTCCCTGCGCCAACGGCGTCGACGACTATCCCTTTGGCGCCGTTGTCAACCGCGTAGCGAAGCAGGCTACCGTCAGAACCGGCATAGTCGGATACGATGGCCACGTTAGGCAATGCCTCTGGGAGAGGGAGCTTTATCATTTTGCCTGGGCCATGGAATGGGATGACCTTTCCCATCGATATATAACCCAGATATCCTTTTTCTCCTGAATTGAATGTTTGAACGTTGGTGCTCTGTGTCTTTCGAACGTCAGCCGCCGAATTTATATATTCATTAAGGGTGACAGTCACTCCCCAGTTCTTTGCCTCTTCGGAGCAGACCTGTATCACTGCGTTCTGTATGTTGGCCGGGCCGTCAGGCGAAAGGTCGGAGGCATCGCGCATGGCCCCGACAAAGGCAACCGGCTTCCTGTTCTTTAATGTAAGACTTAAGAAATAGGCCCCCTCGGCCATGGTGTCGGTGCCGTGCGTTACTACGACCCCCTTCACGCTTGACTTGGAAAGTTCGGCATCGACCGTCCTGCTGAGCTTTGCCCATATCTCGGGCGTCATTTGTGAGCTGTCGATATTGGAAAAATTGATGACCTTTATATTGGCGATCTTCGCAAGGGAAGGGACCGCCTCGATAAGGTCTGCGCCCGATACAGCAGGAACTGCGCCACCTGTCTTGGGATCGGTCTTTTCGGCTATAGTTCCGCCCGTGGTGACGATGGTGACATTAGGTAAGTTTGCCCCGTATGTGTCCGGGAGCAAAATAAAGAAAAAAGCTACTGCACAGACAAGAAAGAACGAAAAACGCTTGATGGTGATCATTTCCCCCTCCTTTTTTTGACGGAGGCTATCACATTGAACGGGGGAAAATCAGCAAAAAATTCTCTATTTAATCTCTTTTTAGTTTTTTGTATCTTATCCGATGGACGTCTCTGGCAGAGTCTCCTAAGCGGAGTTCGCGGTTGGCCTCGTATTCGGCAAAGTTCCCTTCGAACCAGACCGCCTGCGAATCGCCTTCGAACGCAAGGATATGCGTTGCGACGCGGTCGAGGAACCACCTGTCATGGCTTATAAAAGGGGTCAAAAAAGAAAAAGGGAGTCACCCATTAAGCTTAAGATAATAGTGTCGGCCCGTCACTTATGTGTATTATATATTATACATTTATATAATATAATTGACATTTAATAAAATTTGGGCGACAATGTATTCGATGAATAGATATCATGTAGATTCGGCGAAGTTGAAAGAAGTCGTCACCCGAAGGGGCTATGAGCATGTGACGGAATTCGCCAAAGCGCATGGATTCAATCGTGCCACGATAAACAATTATCTAAAAGGGGAGGGCGGGCCATTTTCGGAAACATACTAT
It includes:
- the aspT gene encoding aspartate-alanine antiporter, producing MFTDIVHIMREDPEIVIFLSLAIGYFVGKKLKIFGFTLGSTASILLASIVVGQVGIRVPAILKNISFALFIFTVGYKVGPQFFGSLKKDGINYLWIAIVVSVTSLAATVAIAKFLHLDQGTAAGMFAGSMTTSAALGTGEGAIRQLAISQATKMNLDSNLAVAYAITYIFGTAGTIVFLKLAPKLFGIDLKQEAKKLQARLGGSSSGADNPDLFSWTNQLGMRAYIAGNAGIIGKSVSEIENLFPDRVSIDRIKRGQEMIVCAPETKIADQDTLLIIGPDDAMIKAEGIVGPEIDRALVVDMTGEAMDVCILNKNVVGKTLGELGNLKIAHGLFLRRATRQGHELPITKGTVIHKCDVLHIIGIKDDVERAVASLGYPERPTIVTDLVTVAVGCIVGTLLGLIVVPVFGMPITLGVGGGVLVAGLLCGWLRSIHPTFGQIPGGAQWILSDLGLNLFVACIGISAGPEAFNAIKTTGVSVFFGGIVITILPIIVMLIFGLKILKMNPILLFGAATGAHNCTASLNAIIEESESSLPVLGYAAPYAFANVLLTVWGSVIINIT
- a CDS encoding aspartate 4-decarboxylase, which encodes MRSTEEKRYEALSPFELKNKLMSMAQSRHEMTMLNAGRGNPNWVAITPRLGFFQLGLFALDESQRKPHRPGLGGMPEKEGLSKRFEAFISKYSDKPEVVFLGEAFKYVRGELKMDGDSFLEEMLDGILGDHYPTPDRMLSLSEKIVHKYLEQEMFAGDPSVGKFDLFATEGGTAAMDYIFTSLLENKILHKGDKIALGTPIFTPYIEIPRLNDYQLVELEVKQDENSDWQYTDKEIEKLADPKVKAFFLVNPSNPTSVSIQKETLARIGELVRTKRKDLIILTDDVYGTFVNGFKSLAAAAPKNTILVYSFSKYFGATGWRLGVIGLHKENILDKHIASLSDTDTKALHKRYSSVILDPDKMKLIDRMVADSRSVALNHTAGLSTPQQIMMVLFALHCLIDKKGEYKKMAQDIITTRYRTLYNAIGMKYPENAFDAHYYTTIDIPALAKERHGAEFAEYLVKKHEPIDFVWELACKKSIVLMDGGGFDAPNMSVRVSLANLPDDAYEAIGKGISTLLEEYYSKWRSSKK
- a CDS encoding L-asparaginase, which translates into the protein MITIKRFSFFLVCAVAFFFILLPDTYGANLPNVTIVTTGGTIAEKTDPKTGGAVPAVSGADLIEAVPSLAKIANIKVINFSNIDSSQMTPEIWAKLSRTVDAELSKSSVKGVVVTHGTDTMAEGAYFLSLTLKNRKPVAFVGAMRDASDLSPDGPANIQNAVIQVCSEEAKNWGVTVTLNEYINSAADVRKTQSTNVQTFNSGEKGYLGYISMGKVIPFHGPGKMIKLPLPEALPNVAIVSDYAGSDGSLLRYAVDNGAKGIVVDAVGAGNVNAEMYKAVQYAIGRKVPVVVTTRVFNGGVYPIYGDLGGGETMEKAGAILGGDLHAPKARLLLMLAIPQYNGDGNKMRHLFKH